Within the Miscanthus floridulus cultivar M001 chromosome 17, ASM1932011v1, whole genome shotgun sequence genome, the region ccgcgagcctcggccgattctccgcctcgcccgaggccccatcgccgcgagcctcggccgatcctccgactcgcccgaggccccatcgccgcgagcctcggccgattctccgcctcgcccgaggcccctcaccacgggcctcggccgattccccgccaaaggcctcggccgggccaccgaccctctgtctcgcgcaaggcgggctcagcagcactccgctacctctcccttctcccgtccctctggcaaaacgGCGTGTCACATCAACTCAGCCGGCTGctgtccctgacaacagccgcacgcccggcacagtacagcagaatggccgacgggacaggaggcaggactgggcaggggttaccccccactgtactaaccaccagtGACGCCCATACCTCACTATGCTaccaactcctgcaccgaggacaatgcagcgtggggagccacatctgggctactgtggcctcagaatcagtacccagggccaataactccccccaaggcttCGACAGTtcgcttcacgggctcggcagcctgagggtccatgaccaccgagccccccacgatggctcggcctcggcatcggcagagccgctgctccctacgacgtcattacacgacaaccagcacgtcgcccgccatgtcctgcatcaagccgtactggagccccacgacgcacaagaccgagtatGACCAGCgtgtcacttccgcacgtcccatcagggcgctcaaccactccgacaaaccacacgacggcacagtacagcgaagtggcagaccagacgtctgtcacgtcagcaccctgccatccacgacgggactgtgcaggggttaccggcaactgtgctgcctaaactcctgcaccgaggacgaacacgacgtggggagtcagaaccgggttcctgtgacctcgggaccagcgaaccgaccgctccgccccgctcgagacccccgatggGCCTCGGACGAACTGGCCatgatccgcctcgcccgaggctgggctcgtcccgcaacctcgtcgcctccgtctcaaaagtcactctggcaggctatcgcatccaattaatgcgcccaGCTGCCCCCACTACgcaagccacgatcggcagtacgcCGCGACGGGAGCGACAGGAcgacggtcaaatcgcctttttaccatcccttactgacaatgcatggtaccgtatcctgtagacgcacgttccgcactgttccgcctaaatcaactatcgacgatggccgcccaggcctcacattgccacctgctaaaggcctcggcatagcaggcctcagcacagtaggtctcggcctcagcacggcaggtctcgacacagcctactacagcagccaccagaccTCGGCACTTCACcgagtcaacaaaagtacaagagcgcagcatgtcgtcagccttgaagaccataccgactagacatcgacgggaactcccacgacgccatactgctccaggaagcggaatacgtcagcaaatagtagccttctcatgtacctctcgcttcctccttgtaactataaaaggaggtagtcagggccatttctggggggaCGGGCAGCAAgacaaacacaccgatagaactacacacctctacgctgcttgggaacaacgtctcaagcagcccgcaccaccctcgccgagacctggggctatccccctctctcacctagcttgtaaccccctactacaagcactccggtgcaaggaatacaagatcgatctctcagactggacgtagggcctcgattgcccgaaccagtataaaccttgtgtctctttgcatcaccatccgggattaggggcacgcagcacaaattcactcgttggttgagggacccccggttccgaaacaccaacagttggcgcgccaggtaggggatctgcgtgtcagcttcgtcatcctagcaagttccggatggcagaccacattcgaccattgcgtctcggcaccatagtttggttcggcagcctagagttcatgtctctagggcatgagtacgacatggtgctcctcactcctcgaaccccaccgtccgacgacgaagacgcgccccggcagcccaggcgcaggcggcgcccgggcggccgctctcgccacgctcgccaggcacggcgcgagcaaggccaccccgacgctacgcgagcccggggcggcacgccactccccgccgatatcctacgaccagctgttggtacggggtccctggctggggacccgtctgacctgagcctggacaaaggaaaatcgccgggggcttacggcgatgcccagtcatctaaccccgctccgccactccctgaagagccgaccccggcggggcagaatctggaaacggccccgttcccatacccctttgggttgagaaatgccgccacctcttacgcttacgcttacgctgccgctcacgagcacccctcggaacgccgccagcgcttcgctctcgacctgagcacccactccgacccctcggacgaggacgaggcatggcccggggtggatttctccgaactccacaaccctggggctttgcgccaattcttggccacaagcgactactgcctcagctattccgactccgacgacgaagggacttacgatccgtcccgtgagtgcttccacgtcgggctcgggatgccaacggcgggcgaagaggaagagaggacaggcaaccattcaccgccccgggcaggggcgcgtgatgccacacctccgcgtctcgtagccccggcagcacggaacgagaatcccgttcgCGGGGGGCATCGTcacccagacctggagcagctccgcgagcttcaggccaaggtcgaacaggaccaactccttctgcaacagctccgggacaccctcgagcaggagcagcaagggcgcggtgagggcggaggagcccgagggagggcccgcgacgtccataaccgcatcaacgacaacgaggggggagagccacccccaatctttaaccgcgctagccagaatgtcgcagctgctgcgatgctggtccgagcgatgcccgagccctccaccaccgaagggcgacgggtccgcggagagctccgcgacctcctcgagaccgcagcagtgcagcaggccgagagttccgcctcccgccggcgcggaggcacttcggagcaacacacagcgcaacctcgagggggtcaggatgcctcggtccgtcccgaggccGCTCGCGCACCAACGGtcgacagggccccctcggtgcgcgaccgacttagggaccaacgcgaggcacagggcaaccacgaagtagttggcaggcgacggcgccacgacgacggagccgccagaggctaccacccacaccgaggcggccgctacgacagtggagaggaccgcagtccttcccctgagccgccaggacctcgggtcttcagcagggccatccgcgttgctcctttccctgcccggttcagacagccggccaacctcgcgaagtacagtggcgagaccaacccggaactttagctcgccgattatcgcctggcctgCCAActgggtggcgcggacgatgatctgctcatcatccgcaatctccctttgctcttgacggactcggcgcgagcctggcttgagcatctccccccctcgcaaatccacgactggcgcgacttggttaggatcttcgtcgggaacttccagggcacttacgtgcgccctgggaattcctgggatcttaagagctgccgccagaagccggacgagtctctccgagacttcatccggcgcttctccaaacagtgcaccgagctacccagcgtcggtgactcggagatcgttcaggctttcctctccggcaccacttgtcgggacttggtctgaGAGCTAGGACGCAACATCCCGCGCTCTgcggccgcgctcctcgacatcgccaccaacttcgcctcgggcgaagaggcggtgggggccatcttccccaacaacgacgccaaggggaagcagaaggacgaggcccccgaggcctcgccctcccgcgtccctaagagaaagaagaagggtcgcccggggaagcaggaggtcctcgaggccgttcacgtcgccacaacagatcgcaggaatcacgtcgctaccaagcccggcgcgtccaaagccgggacctgaaggtgggcgacctggtgctgagactgaggcagagcaacaagggccgccacaagctgaccccaccctgggaagggccgtatatcgtcgctcaagtgctgaagcccgggacctacaagttagccaacgagaagggcgaaatcttcaccaacgcttggaacatagaacagctacgtcgtttctacccttaaatttccaaacgttgtttacattgttcctcgaaatacaataaagaagcgttctttagttgttataatctttcgaggaacccccttatagacaaatcgattgtatagaacctaaggaccgaaagatcgtctcaaaggcgaaaaggccggccgagccgagagaacggcctatgcctctgggctacggcagctccctcaccaccgtttcgcccaaaggacagcttaggctccgaggaagttctttgcagagaggttgtctatcgataggggctcgacgtcactataacgcaataagggagactcggctctgcctctgcaaagtcgagcctccctcgggggctaaaaagggggaacccccctaagtcccggacacccTTTCTTAACCGTTTTCCGAAAATttccacgccaaactctctcgcactCCGACGGGATCTTCGCAAGAAACCCAGAAACCAAAAGcttgtctggaggccaaagggccggcagagtcgtgagaacggcctacgcctctgggctacggcagctccctcaccacccttcgccgaaggacggcttaggttccgagggatttcttcgcgatcgagacagagggcacggacttagaaatagaatggaaaacggttaagaaacacacatacgcaaatattttaagggcctcgacggccacaaaaacgtcacgattcggcaactaacccaatccggttacatggcccctttttggcccaggtcaaagctcaaggatcggcggctggcgcgggagggaccacctcttcttcaaatagctTGGCCAACGCAGTGCCAggcgcctcggccgcctccaacagcctcacgacctctgcatcagcctcctcgtcatcttctggcaacacatagccgtcgctgacagcctcgaggttgatggcgtagtgcgaggagatgacggccagggcacgcttgacacccgtgtgcaacgcccctcggagtctctcgcggacgtggccgctcaacgcgatcaggcggctcccaagggagctagctgattggacctcctcggcgtccagagcctcgcaggcggaccggacagcgctgcgcagcgcctcgtgctcccggacctcgacatccagcgctgcttgcgccgcgacggaggcctcagccgcctgggaggcttCTTTCTCCAGACCTACGTCGCAACAAGGGGACAGGAGTCAAGCGCGAACCAGGACAAGAAGAGCAAACAGAGCgaggaacatggttcagcggaacttaccctcggccttgctcttccaggctgaggcctcgacccgagaggcctcggccgcctgggtagcctctgccaaggcgactttcgtcgcctgatgctcgctctgctccgcacccagctgcccggctgtttccttagcagaggccgtcgcctcttgggcccgaagcctgaaggagtctcgctcctcctccagttccttgatcttggccaccagaggggcggactgctccttagccgtggccaactccgcctgaatatcagcacaacgaaggcggaggtcctccacttccgcactccgtgccgacaatagcccctgggcatcggcaagcaggcccttttggcgccggagctggtcccagatatccctctcatttcgcaggaacaccgacttcccaagggatcgggcctcgagctcctaaggaggcaaaacaaaaaacacacgTCAAACACTGCGTGGGGGCTCGGAGaaaaaacaacgcggcacgagaggggaaagtacttacccgcgtgacaccgggcaagtcctgaccgataatagtcatcgctgtctgcagcgatcgcactgccagttggcggtactgctcgagggtaccccaatgccccccctctgtggtatcttcaagggcgaacacgggctccccctcggggtcagcccggttccgccagaaaacacgcgggaagttccacccgcgaggctcgggccgtagccggacaagagccgaactcccctcggcgggatctgggactggttgctccgcggtactgaccgcctcgacgtccgccgcctccttccctcgggaggaatcatcagacgagattgtctgaaccaggggcggcgccaaaacttgctccgtctccatcacctcggcctcgacggactcgggggctctggcctccgccatctctacctcgatggccccggCATCCACCGCCCTGACGTtggaggcctcgggggctccggcctcgccctcaatggcctcggcaatagcAGACGCCTCAGCCTCCTtctcctgggcagccgcctcccccgaaacggcctcgcccgacgccgcgccgcgtcgcacgccagcctgcgcctccgctgcctgatgggcggaggagctaacgttcaccttgagcgccttacggggcgccaagggagggtctcccaccagaagcgtctggctggaagaaaagacactcccaaggtcagcatgcaaccaaggggcaaacaagaagcggACTCCACCAgggaagacgcttaccgcgaacggggatgcaaccgcttcgacaccgcctgcctcctctgcaacagcggcggtggtggcagcagcgcagCCTCGGTATCCACCAGcgccagctggcctccgtcggaccccggcacctcctcgaccctttgcGGAGatgatggggtcgcccccacggtcacccgctccacctccatCGTCGaacccaccgggctgacggcacgctcctccaacACCCGCACCacgggtgtgtcggcctcggccccgggacgggccgccactggccccgggacgcctcctcctcctcctaggggcgtcaggctccttgccggcgccccgggaaccatctccctgatgtcggggaggtgttccaggcaggccgaccccacctcgcgcccgccgccgtcgctcgaagaatccgacaccgacgacgagggagacggctccaacgggagaccatcgagactctgacgccggcgacgggcgtccagcttttcgcgcgcaaggagcttcttcgtgcgcttcgcctccttggcatcttttttcttcttctcctcctcggcacgcgccctgttcacagatcgccgccgggcgtcctcgggaacgggcggcggggagcctcgcacgtctcttatcccctgcggGAACGACAAAGTAAGACAACGGACAAGAAGGCCGCGGAAGCCTCGGCAACATCCGACTTACCAGTGAAatgtacccccgcgacgggcgcatcgggaacggcgtcAAGTCACCAAGCCTCGGCTTCCCGTCCACCgcttctctcacccgacgcagggtctcgtcgtcggtaagggcgaaggcggacatcttgacaccgacgatcgaatcgcccggggtcatctcgaatagccgccgccgccgggccatcagcggcaacaccctccggcggtgaaaagccgccacaaccacggccgccgaaaggccgtggtcacgcagcttccccaaggccctcaagaggggctccagcctaggctgatcggccttgacgacgccgtatccccatttttccggttgactctctacgacccgcccggtataagggggaagtcctccgccgtcgttgcggagatagaaccagccgtcataccaacgacggttggacgttgacagctgggccgggatgtagagggactgccggtcttggcgcacgtgaagggtgcaaccgccggccctctgcgccttccgagcccccctcgtcccccccggcttggaggtgaacgtcgctcggaacaaatggagccacaactcccagtggggagcgatccccaggtacccctcacagacggcgacgaagatggccgcctgcgcgatggagttggggctgaaattgtgcagctccacgccatagtagtgcgggagtgcccgcatgaagctatccgccggcgacccgaagcctcgctcatggaagacgacgaagctcaccacgtaaccgtcgcgtggcctcggctccgactcgtcccccggagcaatccactccggctcgtcggggtcggtgatcgggcgaagaagaccggcctccacgagcgactgcagcttctcctcggtgacgtcggaccgctcccagggatccgccgggaggatgacgggaccaccggccattgcgcggcggaggacgctgctacggcggtaatctctttccctctctctttcgatctctcgccctcgcccttctcttccccggcgctctgtgctctcagcaacggcacggaggcagcaaaagcaaacgcggaaaaggtaaggagggagagggcgaggctgtttgcgtatttatgcagggacgagtcgaaaccgccgggcgacgaaaacggggaagtttcccccagaaaatccggcgcggttatccagatccggtcttaccgcccactccctcctcattaattgcgcgtgcagttacgtcccgtcgactgacgccacgtcgcgcccgaccgcagcagcagcaggcgccgtttcacctccccgaaaaagctgcctcaaaaggcgcgcctgccgttgctaaCCGCGGGGAGAGAGGTAAcctccacccgattcctttcaggcaaaggaactgggcaccaagcccgttacggtccaggggttcgaaggctgggcccccaggggtttcgacagccgccccagggcaaaagagtcagggacgactacgggcgagcctatacgaggccgaggcccaagcaagcgaaa harbors:
- the LOC136517664 gene encoding uncharacterized protein, with the translated sequence MAGGPVILPADPWERSDVTEEKLQSLVEAGLLRPITDPDEPEWIAPGDESEPRPRDGYVVSFVVFHERGFGSPADSFMRALPHYYGVELHNFSPNSIAQAAIFVAVCEGYLGIAPHWELWLHLFRATFTSKPGGTRGARKAQRAGGCTLHVRQDRQSLYIPAQLSTSNRRWYDGWFYLRNDGGGLPPYTGRVVESQPEKWGYGVVKADQPRLEPLLRALGKLRDHGLSAAVVVAAFHRRRVLPLMARRRRLFEMTPGDSIVGVKMSAFALTDDETLRRVREAVDGKPRLGDLTPFPMRPSRGYISLVSRMLPRLPRPSCPLSYFVVPAGDKRRARLPAARSRGRPAAICEQGACRGGEEEKRCQGGEAHEEAPCARKAGRPSPASESRWSPVGAVSLVVGVGFFERRRRARGGVGLPGTPPRHQGDGSRGAGKEPDAPRRRRRRPGASGGPSRGRGRHTRGAGVGGACRQPGGFDDGGGAGDRGGDPIISAKGRGGAGVRRRPAGAGGYRGCAAATTAAVAEEAGGVEAVASPFAVSVFPGGVRFLFAPWLHADLGSVFSSSQTLLVGDPPLAPRKALKVNVSSSAHQAAEAQAGVRRGAASGEAVSGEAAAQEKEAEASAIAEAIEGEAGAPEASNVRAVDAGAIEVEMAEARAPESVEAEVMETEQVLAPPLVQTISSDDSSRGKEAADVEAVSTAEQPVPDPAEGSSALVRLRPEPRGWNFPRVFWRNRADPEGEPVFALEDTTEGGHWGTLEQYRQLAVRSLQTAMTIIGQDLPGVTRELEARSLGKSVFLRNERDIWDQLRRQKGLLADAQGLLSARSAEVEDLRLRCADIQAELATAKEQSAPLVAKIKELEEERDSFRLRAQEATASAKETAGQLGAEQSEHQATKVALAEATQAAEASRVEASAWKSKAEGLEKEASQAAEASVAAQAALDVEVREHEALRSAVRSACEALDAEEVQSASSLGSRLIALSGHVRERLRGALHTGVKRALAVISSHYAINLEAVSDGYVLPEDDEEADAEVVRLLEAAEAPGTALAKLFEEEVVPPAPAADP